Proteins encoded within one genomic window of Panicum virgatum strain AP13 chromosome 1N, P.virgatum_v5, whole genome shotgun sequence:
- the LOC120653738 gene encoding uncharacterized protein LOC120653738, translated as MATDPPIFRGSKEPLDADFWLRAIEQNFGLIQCNDQEKVNYAAHQLRDAAGAWWHGYMAQVGEGHQVTWAEFREAFRAYHIPKSVLNIKRNEFRRLRQGNKPVMEYINTFNYLTQYALEDINTDDKKQDNFMNGLSLKLQYHLSTTDFRDFNDMVSKAIKAEYKMNAFENENRKIDMENRKRAASSSTGGNPQRPRTGLPPPPRAPGFGAPQPMWMARHPPAPQGQLPRAMGQPGGGGGNTSRGPCFNCGGQGHISCECPSPRKGGAGNTPNPPTPPPRQDGRNGQNSKRGKLNHITAEEASEDMQVLVELDVFVVIFIDDILIFSKTEKEHAEHIRIVLQKLRDHRLYAKFSKCEFWLKEVAFLGHILSNNGVAVDPSKVKDVFDWKQPQNVSEIRSFLGLAGYYRRFIENFSKISKSMTELTKKGVEFKWTDACENAFQTLKTKLTTAPILAQPDITKGFDVYSDASRIGLDCVLMQEC; from the exons ATGGCCACCGACCCTCCTATCTTTCGTGGATCAAAGGAGCCTTTGGATGCTGATTTTTGGCTGCGTGCCATAGAGCAAAATTTTGGTCTTATTCAGTGCAATGATCAAGAGAAGGTCAATTATGCGGCTCATCAACTTCGTGATGCCGCAGGAGCTTGGTGGCATGGATACATGGCACAAGTTGGTGAAGGTCACCAAGTGACTTGGGCTGAATTTCGTGAGGCTTTTCGTGCATACCACATTCCCAAGAGTGTGCTCAACATTAAGAGGAATGAGTTCCGTAGGTTGCGCCAAGGCAACAAGCCCGTGATGGAGTATATCAACACCTTCAACTATCTTACCCAATATGCTTTGGAGGATATCAACACGGATGACAAAAAGCAAGATAATTTCATGAATGGGTTGTCTTTGAAGCTCCAATATCATCTCTCTACCACGGATTTTCGGGATTTCAATGACATGGTTAGCAAGGCGATCAAGGCTGAGTACAAGATGAATGCATTTGAAAATGAGAATCGCAAGATTGATATGGAGAACCGCAAGCGggctgcctcttcttcaaccGGTGGTAACCCGCAACGCCCCCGCACGGGACTTCCTCCTCCACCCCGTGCGCCGGGTTTTGGTGCTCCTCAACCCATGTGGATGGCACGCCATCCTCCGGCTCCCCAAGGTCAACTTCCTCGTGCTATGGGGCAGCcaggaggcggtggtggaaaTACCTCTCGTGGGCCATGCTTCAATTGTGGCGGGCAAGGCCACATCTCTTGTGAGTGTCCCTCTCCAAGAAAGGGTGGAGCTGGCAATACTCCAAATCCAccaactcctcctcctcgccaagATGGGAGGAATGGTCAAAATTCCAAACGTGGCAAGTTGAATCATATCACGGCGGAAGAAGCTAGTGAGGATATGCAAGTTCTTGTTG AgcttgatgtctttgtggtgattttcatcgATGACATTCTTATCTTCTCCAAGACCGAGAAAGAGCATGCCGAGCATattcgcattgttcttcaaaagCTCCGTGATCATCGTCtctatgccaagtttagcaagtgcGAGTTTTGGCTCAAGGAAGTGGCTTTTCTTGGGCATATCCTTTCGAATAATGGTGTGGCGGtggatccaagcaaggtgaaggatgtgtttGATTGGAAGCAACCCCAAAATGTTAGtgagatccggagttttcttggacttgcgggTTATTACCGTAGGTTCATTGAGAACTTCTCCAAGATTTCCAAGTCTATGACCGAGTTGACAAAGAAGGGTGTGGAATTCAAGTGGACCGATGCTTGTGAGAATGCATTTCAAACCCTCAAGACCAAGCTCACCACTGCTCCGATTCTCGCTCAACCGGATATCACCAAGGGATTTGATGTATATTCTGATGCATCTAGAATCGGACTCGatt